The following is a genomic window from Sutcliffiella horikoshii.
GTATGCGAATACCGCTTGAGATACATCGATTCCGTCCATGGCGCCGAGTATTTGTCTGGTCAGCACTTTTTCTGTTTGGTTCTGCTGCTTTTGTTCCAAGGTTTCCCCAATGCAGATGATAGGGGTCAGACCCCTTTTTAACGCTTGTTTTGCTTTCAGGTTAACGGTTGCATCATCTTCTTGTGCATATTGCCTTCTTTCGGAGTGTCCGATGATGCAGTGGGAGCAGCCGATGTCTTCTAACAAGCTTGCTGCCGTTTCCCCTGTATAGGCGCCTTTTTCTTCCTGGTGAACATTTTGGGCACCAATTTGAATGCCTTTATTTTGTCCTTGGACATAAAGCTTTGCGGGATACAAGAGTGGGGCAGGTGGGCAAACCACCACTTCCACTCCGTTTCCTTCTTTAAGCTGTTGTAAAAACTCCAGTGTTTCCTGAATGCTTTTGTTCATTTTCCAATTGGCGATGACGTATTGCTTCCTGCCGGTACTCGATGGCAAGTTGTTCCATGAACTCGCGGATTGCCCTACTGCCTCTTGGACAAGTTGTTTGATATAGGCTTTTATGGATTGATCCATCCTACTCTACCTATCTCCTATTTCGCTGCCGGCAGAATTCCGTTTACTTCGGAGTTTGGACGTGGGATTACGTGTACAGATACTAGGTTCCCGACTCTTCCAGCTGCATCCGCGCCCGCTTCTGTTGCCGCTTTTACAGCTCCTACATCACCGCGTACCATTACTGCTACAAGTCCGCCACCTACGAATTCTTTTCCTACAAGTGTTACGTTTGCTGCTTTTACCATTGCGTCTGCTGCTTCAATTGCCCCGATTAGACCTTTTGTTTCGATCATTCCTAGTGCTTCTTGACTCATTTGAATTCCTCCTAATGGTTGTTTAATAGTTTTGGATTTTGTTTGCTTTTTCGCTTTTTTAGGTGGTTCTTCAGGCTGTCCTTCTTGAGGTAGTTCATTCAGTTCTGCCATTTTTCATCCCCTCCTAAATAATTCTGAAGCCGTCTACCAGCACGCATCGTCTTTGGCGGGTGAATGTTTTGGCTGAAGTCAGCCCTTCTCCCGTCGGACCTGCGATGGTAAGGGTGGTAAACCCTTCACTCTGATAGCCGAGACCAGCAACAGATGGACCGTTTTTCACAAAGATGGTTGCTTGAATTTCTTTTGCCATCTTTGTCAGGTTGGTGACATTCTGAGAATGCATAATGGCAGTGTGTCGGTTGCCTTTTTCGGCTTTGACCGCCAGGCTGATTGCTTTATCCACATCTGACACTCTGACGATTGGCAGGATTGGCATTAGCATTTCTGTGTGCACCAATGGGTGATCTTCCTTTGTTTCGGCAATGATGAGTTTTACTTTGGAGTCTG
Proteins encoded in this region:
- the tpiA gene encoding triose-phosphate isomerase — protein: MDQSIKAYIKQLVQEAVGQSASSWNNLPSSTGRKQYVIANWKMNKSIQETLEFLQQLKEGNGVEVVVCPPAPLLYPAKLYVQGQNKGIQIGAQNVHQEEKGAYTGETAASLLEDIGCSHCIIGHSERRQYAQEDDATVNLKAKQALKRGLTPIICIGETLEQKQQNQTEKVLTRQILGAMDGIDVSQAVFAYEPVWAIGTGESATAEEAQRIHAYIRAVVAHLDEQNAENVSILYGGSVNENNAQEFSAMIDIDGVLVGGASLQVDSFQKIIAVFAKGA
- a CDS encoding BMC domain-containing protein, with product MSQEALGMIETKGLIGAIEAADAMVKAANVTLVGKEFVGGGLVAVMVRGDVGAVKAATEAGADAAGRVGNLVSVHVIPRPNSEVNGILPAAK